The following nucleotide sequence is from Trifolium pratense cultivar HEN17-A07 linkage group LG2, ARS_RC_1.1, whole genome shotgun sequence.
AAATCGGACGGCTGGGACCTGTAACTGTGTGACGCAGTTACAGCCGGAAATCCAATTCCATTATTTTGTATGCATATCCCTCTTTGTACATTATTAACCTTATCACAATAATCTTCAACTAGACATGCAACCTGAAGTTGTCAGTAGTGAATGTGTAAAAGGAATATCACATGGAACAAGGTACAAGTGTGGTGATGACAACTTATTCTTCCAAGGAAGCCAAATATTTTAGAGTCGAGAAGATGATTTTGTAGACCTCGGTTCTTTACTGTAGTCATACACGCCAATACCTCGTTTTCTTCCAAGTCTGCCAGCATCAACATACTGCACAAGTAGAGGGCAAGGTGCATATTTATTGTCCCCAAGGCCAGCATGAAGAACTTTCATTATAGACACACATACATCCAACCCAATAAAGTCTGCAAGCTCTAAAGGTCCCATTGGATGATTAGTACCCAACTTCATTCCCGTATCGATATCTTCTTTGGTTGCAACATTGGTGTAAAGAGTATAAAATGCTTCATTTATCATAGGCATAAGGATTCTGTTCACTATGAAGCCTGAATAATCTTGGGAAGTTATTACTGTCTTGCCAAGCCTACAACAAATTTTGAACCAGCATAAATTAGAAGAACAATTGGTATTGTGCTTTAGCTTCGTTGAAAAAGAAGAATGAAACAAAAGAATCTCGGAGAACAAGGGAAGAGACGAAAATAGATACGATGTATGCAGGTTAAAGGCAATTAAGCATAAAGGCATTAATGTGATGCATTGTAAAGAAGAAAACATAACAACATGTGGATTACATTCTaggtttaattatatttttgatccTGACAAAATACCTATAACTAATCTTTCTCCCAAATTTGGTCCCCTACTTATTAAGCGTTTCTAGAATTGGTCTCTGCCACTTGTCTTTTGTTGGTACGCAGATATAAATGCAGCATGTGTACTTTTTAAGAAGCCCACTGGTGTAGTATGAGTAATACGCAATCCGGGTCTCTTAAGCATGTGGAAATTGGTTTGATCATTGGCTCATGCATATGGATATGGAAATTCACTATTTATGAGACGCAACCCTTAAATGTGCTCCAAATCCTCAAAAGGATTAGTATATGCAGTTCTGCATAAAggatacttaaccaaaaaatacCGAACACAAttcatgaaaataatattaacatACACACATGAAATTGTGGGTGGATGGGAACATAGCAGCCGCATTCATCATCTTCCATCAAACCAACATAGGTAACATTCACATTTTTCAGAATAATAGCAGGAATGTAGTGATCACTCAGACTACTTTATGACTCTTTCACTTCATGAAGATGCAAATTAATTAGAGCGAGTGTTtcatagtcatattcatatataGTGGACAATGGCAACAAAGTTAAGATTATAACCTCTGTGATAGTTCTTTTGTGGCAGCAAATGTTCCATCAGAAGTGTCGGCACCTCGCACAATCTCAATCAATTTCATCACAGGGGGAGGATTCATAAAATGCATTCCTATCACCTATCACAAAAGACaacaaaccacacaacacaagtTTAATATATCAAATGGAAAACAAAAGTGAAAACGCAGCAGAACTATGATACATGGAGGCCAAGAATCACTAAATCAAAAGAGGAACTCATGTATCTCTCAAGTAATTCGAGAAAGATCCATTATACATTATGCTAAAGAGTAATAATTGAGCATGTGTACATGTCTTTATTAGGAGTCCCACATTGAGTAGTTATATGGTTTGAGTAccagtacaatttttttttttgttaccatgatattggtacatAGTTTCTACTGCTGTTAGCGATAATTAATCTCCGTCAAAAATCCTGTGAGACACACAAGGTGAGTTCTTCGGTCCCAACTGAATTTTTTTGATGCGCATAAGCCAAGAATTGAACCCTGACCAATGTGTTTAAGGGAACTTGGACCACTTCATTGTTGTACAAGATAAGtgtctgtttggtaacacaaaaaaactagcttatagcttattagattagcttataagcttgtttgataaagTAAAATGTGTTTGGCAAAAAACTTTTCTTTCGaacttatagcgttttttgaaaTGCTATTTCAtgtgagcttatagcttaagcTTTTTACCCTTTATTCCATCcaattttaactttattattttatttaaaataaaataaccacTCATTCACATAAAATAACCATGTACTTTTATCTCATTTTGTAAGGGCTAAATTTACCAAACATTATAATTTCATTCatctagcttttcagctataagttataagctactTTATCGGCTActtttcagctatcaactagtttatagcttaattttaccatCCAAAGCCTTAAGAGGATTGTATcaccaataataataaataatggtaagaacaaaaaaagagaaagaaagaaggaagAACCTGTTTTGGCCTTGAGGTAGAAGATGCTAAACGAGTAATGGAAATAGAACTAGTATTAGAAGCCAATATAGCAGAAGACTTAGCAATCTTATCTAATTGAAGAAACAAAGATTTCTTAACATCTTCAGATTCAACAATAGCTTCAATAATAAAATCAGCAAGAGAAAGATCATTTAAATCAGTAGTAAAACGCAGTCGTTTAAAAGCATCAGAAGCTTTATCTTGTGAGAGTTGTGATTTGGAAACAAGACGGTTGATTGATGAAGAAATGGAAGATGAAGCAGTTGAAAGAGCTTGAGTGTTTACATCTACAAGATAAACATCTATGCCGTGCATGGCGGTTAGTTGGGCTATTCCTGATCCCATCTGACCACCGCCTATTACACCGATCATTTTCACAGTTGACGCCATTGAAATAGTTACAATGAGAAAAAGTAGGTTAAAGAAGAATCTACCACTGTGTGAATATGGTTGTGAAGAAGAAGGATAAGACAACTATGTCGTGAAGAAGAGAGAAGAACACAACAAGAACATTGTGATTGTTTGATTATGGAGAAGAGAGAACATCTGTGAATGCTCCTGAGTCCTGATAGACATGTGGGAAGTGGAAAGTTAGAAACAATCTAAATTCATAATTACGAATTTGCCCCTTTAATAATGTGTGTGTGTCAATAAGGAAACTGCCATCCAACATACTGTATGATatgaaagacataaaaatatttttttaattaataataaaatttatgtcaactttttttttttttttataatattatatcaaatttatatttaagataGTAAACTAAATTTGTTAacgtaatatattttttatatattattaaattaaattttatatgctaaaattttattttaatataatatatattttaaatatatacacTAGCAATGGtgaaaaaagaaacacaaaccACTCAAATTAACTTATTGAAGTATAACataagaaatataaataaataaaaaaatttagttgaaaAGAGACGAAAAAACTTGAAAACAGAGCGTGGAAATAGAGGAAGTCGAGAAATGAAACGACCATGAGATAATGAAGGTCTCCTTGTACTTCAAATATTGATACATAAAGTGTTTTGTATTATAAcacataattatattattttaaattaaaaaattatgacaTGTAAAAGTGAATTCtagtaaaaataataagagtaaaattgaaaaaaaaaatgataaaatataaactacTTTAAATAACTTctataaaataagttataagttgacAAATTCTCCTTTTAACTATGAGGTCATGATAAAAAACAACACTTAACAAATAAATCTTTAACTTATAAGTTACTCCATTCCTTCGTTTTTATAAGAGATAATTTAgcatttcaaatatttttttgtcggTAACCTAGTGGTTGGAAATTTCACAAAGTGGATAAATACGGTgttcagggttcgaaccccccGACCCTTATATAATATACGATGTCtcttaccaactgagctaagtaccaactgagttaagttcatgagaacaaattaatatatctaatttttcattatttcatGAGAACAaattagtgtatgtttggtttcaattctggagcagccagaattgattctggacatgTAGAATGAATTTtgacttgtttggttcctcaaaactagaattgattctgcctccagaatggattctatttgaagctagaaattgtagcttctcattctagaattgatttttacactcaaattatttgttcaactcacttttgtatgaatatatcaaaacataaatcaattctatcaaactcaattctatcaaaatcaattctgtcaaactcaattctatcaaaatcaattctgtccaccgcagaaccaaacacataattaatgtatctaatttttaaatttattatataatgaaTGCATCTGACAAATTAATATATCTAATCTACATatgcattaattattcaataaatttaaaaaaaaaaagaaaaaaaagttaaaatatgtgTTTTGGTTTTACCAAACAAACATACGTGTTCATTCATCTAATAGCAAAGTTCATTTTGGTGTTGTAGaaattttcttaaaaagaaACAGTAAACTGAACGAGTTTCATCGTTTTAGGTTGAGAAAGAGATGCATCTATGGCCAACAAAGAGTTTGAGAGATTCCTTCAAAATATCTTACCTCAAAAATCTCCAATGGAACTACCAAAGAATGGAAAATGACCAACAACGTTCTCAATCATCATCAACCCAACACAAACTGTTGGAAGACaaagacaacaacaacaacagcaacgTTGACACTCCCAAACCTCACCAAACTGGAGGAGTATTAACTTCTATATGTCATGAGCTTCTGTTGCTTCTTTCTTGCTGTTACTGTTGTTTCTGCTGTGGAGGTAGTAACTCTTTtaccctttttcttcttctaattgCTTCTATTTTGTGTAATTGAATCTTCTTCTTTATTGACAATTGTGTGATTGTATTGTTTATAAGGGAATTGGtgaattttgtttatttaatgatgttgtttttggttttgattttttgtctTGGTATATTATGTATGATTAATTGAGCTGGTAATTTATATAAGAGAGGAAGCTGTTTATGTTGATTTGTtcaattgagtttgattttttggggagatatatttttttgtgcaGGGTTGGTCAGTGTTGAAATTgatccgtccctaattataagacctcGTTGAGAAATTGTGGAGATTAAGAAAGTAGGTTgtgacattaaattttttgacaattggtattgtttttacaattttatctttCAAGAAAGAGAATGAgttattgtttttctaaagtATTTATTACATATTGTAGaaaaatgcaatttaattaGGGGTATGTtggtaaagaaataattaacgATCTTGAAAATATGAAAGGAGTCTTATAAAAAGGGATAAAGAAAGATGTAAAGAgggtcttatatttagggacggaggtagtataaagcatggttttaaattggggTTACACCGTGAACCTTTATTATAATGTGGTAAAATGTAAGAAAAATATAGTTGATGTAGTTGAAATTGCAGATGTGATGCTGCCATGGAACCTCAAAATTCTTTATATTGCAGTGTAATTGCAGTTTTAAAACCGCGAATGAAATTTTTCCAAGTTTCTGGTATAGTTGTTCTAGCCATAACCATAAGAGAGTTAATAGAGTTGACTACTTAAGGAATTAGAAGTTGTCCTCACAATTTCAATTGAGTTTTCTTGTTGGTTCACTCAATTTTGTTCGATTTGAGCAAGAACCTGAGAGGTGTGGCGCTGAGAGTGAGTTTCTTTTCTTTGAGGAGCTTGGATCTCTGGTTTCCATTGTTGAGATCTTAGTCTCTtgaatttccttttttttatcatttaattatGTTCTTCTCTGCTCTATCGCAGAACCAAACCAAACATGAGTAGCGTAGAATCCTGCCTCTCAAACCAGGATCTAGGGCTTGTTTGAGACGATATAAGACCTTGTTTTGTTTACATACCAGAGACCTGTCGTTGATATAATAACTCAGAAGCTATATTTGCATGtatatttcatttcatcatcaaGAAAACCActcaaaaaaacatttttcgACTATAGGTCAGAGGCAAAGTGAGAAAAGTTTGAACAATGACCGGTTTGATAACCCGAGAAAATGtctaaataatcaaaataaggCTTTAGATGATGGCCTTTTGGGTTAGAccatataaataaaatactgCTGAAACCTTTCTATTGCGTATTGTTGCTATCTGCTTATGTGTCTTCACATGATATTGGTTATGTTTTCTGTTTGCTTATGTGTCACTATGTAACAGCTTTCAGTAGCTTCTTTGTTGGAATACACGGGGAGGTAGAATTAATTAGTTGGAAATCAATTTTATGTTGATCTTAAGGCCTATGTAGTTAATAGCGCGCTATATGGGCATAACATAGCGGCGAGGTCCTCCACTGCTACGCCATAGGGCCGCAAAGTGCCACTGAGAGGAGTGGTCATAATGACCGCAAAAAGCGGTTGAATAGTGGCACAATAGTGTTTTCGTGCCCACTATCGTGTTTTTGGGATTGTAGCTTAAGGGAGCCTATTTATAAGAAAGACGGTAATACTGAAACTGTAATCACATAAGGAAAGTAGTATCTGCACGACCAAGTAATATATAAAACCCATTTATACTATTTGTTTGTGTTCAACAAGGGATGGACAAAATGTGATTtatgttgtggcaagtgtgagtggttaagtcccacattgcttagaaaagtggaggttgaacactttataaatgagatgacccataaacctaacaccttaaggttttgggtaagagtgtggtgtccaactcacttgtagagttgttcttaagcccaatgtggatgatcccccggctaccccctcgtgatgacccaacagtggtatcagagccgatggttcgacgaacggttgaactggctccttgtatcgaaagtcttcctgacaaaggtggtcaggcggcgagtcccgtggagcagtgtggcttacggcggtacaagtgtaggatgaagaaagcttccgcttgagggggagcatatc
It contains:
- the LOC123909864 gene encoding 3-hydroxybutyryl-CoA dehydrogenase, whose product is MASTVKMIGVIGGGQMGSGIAQLTAMHGIDVYLVDVNTQALSTASSSISSSINRLVSKSQLSQDKASDAFKRLRFTTDLNDLSLADFIIEAIVESEDVKKSLFLQLDKIAKSSAILASNTSSISITRLASSTSRPKQVIGMHFMNPPPVMKLIEIVRGADTSDGTFAATKELSQRLGKTVITSQDYSGFIVNRILMPMINEAFYTLYTNVATKEDIDTGMKLGTNHPMGPLELADFIGLDVCVSIMKVLHAGLGDNKYAPCPLLVQYVDAGRLGRKRGIGVYDYSKEPRSTKSSSRL